A segment of the Streptomyces sp. NBC_00376 genome:
GTCACCGTAAAACCGCCCACGGGCCAGGACCCCGCCCAGGTCACCACCGCCGATGGCAGTACCACCAGCGTCCACGGCGACGGCACCGTCACCAAGTCGGCGCCCGCGGGAGCCGGCAGCCAGACGGTCAACACGGGCGGTCCTGGCAACACCACGGTGACGGTCGGCGACAACGGCACCACGACCGTCAGCAACGGCCCGATCCAGGCGAGTCACGGCCCGGACGGCATCAGCGGCAGCGTGGGCACCGTCAACCCGGTCCAGGTCGGCCAGGGCCCGGACGGCGTGACGACCGTCAGTCAGAACGGTACGTCGGTGAGTACGGGCGGAAACGGCCCGACCACGGTCGGTCCGCAGGGCGGGCCCGCCTCGGTCACCGTCAACCCGGCCGACGGAGCCAACCCGACGCAGGTCACCACCTCAGGCGGCAGCAACACCACCCTGACGGGGAACGGCGCCCAGACGGACGTCAACGGCACCAACACCGCGAACAGCACGATCAACAACGACGGCACCATCAGCAACAACGCGCCGGCGGGCCCCAACAGCACGGTCACCACCGGACCGAACGGCACCACCGCCGCCGACAACAACGGCAACTTCGGCGTGGACAACACCGGCACCGTCACCAACGGCCCGGTCACCATCACCGCCAACACCGACGCCGCCAACAACCCCGTGGCCACCTTCACCGACACCGGAGCCGGCGGTGCGCAGGCCGATGTCGGCACCAACGGCGTCAGCACCCAGGGCGTCGACACCACGGTCGACCCGGGCGGCGATGTCACCGTCACCCACCACCAGACACCCGGCGGTCCGCCCACGACCGTCAACTCGGGCGCGGACGGCACGATCACCACACAGACCCCCGACGGGGCCGAGGCGAAGGTGCCGCCACGCCCGAACCCCGCAGGCGGCGGACCTGCGCCCGCACCGGCCCCCAGCACGATCACCAACAACAACGGCGCCACCCTCTCGACGGACGGGCAGACCACCGCATTCACCAACGACGGGTTCACGACCACCATCGGCAACGACGGCACCGGCCCGGCCACCACGACACTCCACCACGACTCCGGCGTCAGCCACACCGTCGACAACAACGGCCAGGCCACGGTCAACAACTCGCCGAGCGGCGCCGGCATCACCGGCACCAACACCCAGGTGACGGTGAACACCCCGCAGCAGGAGGGCTGGGGCCTGTTCGGCTCACCGGAGATGACGGGCGGTCAGAACACCCTGTCCAACGGCCCGGACGGCCCCACGATCACCACGCAGGGTGCCGACCCGGTCCACGAGCCCGGCAGCACCGTCGTGCACGGCCCGAACGCGGGCGGACCCGAGGGCGAGTTCTCCGTCACGTACGGACCGGCCACCGGCACCTTCGCGCCCGGCGGCGTCACCGGTCTCGGCCCCTCCGGCACCCACGTCGACCCGGCCACCAACCTTCCCGTCGACACGGCGGGCAACCCCATCGGCAACAACCCCGGCGACACCACCATCAGCACCGTCACCGGCGACGGCAACAGCGGCATCACCGTGCCCACGCCCGGGGGCGGCCCCGTCGTGCACCACGACGGCTTCTACGGCGGCAACACCGGCGTCGACACCAACAACAGCACCCTCGGCAAGAGCCCCGGCGACGTGGAGAACGCCGGTACGCCGGGCCAGAAGTCCGACATCCTGGACGGCCCGCACAACCCCTTCAACCGCGACCCCGCGCCGGGCCCCGAGACCTTTACGGTGGGCGGCAACGGCGGCGGGCCCTCCGTGGACGTCCCGGTCGGCGGCAAGGGTGACTCCACCGTCCACAACGGCCCGTTCGACGTGAAGGCCAACGGCGACGGCTCCTTCGACGTGTCCGTGTCCGGTAGCAACCAGCCCGGTGACAAGGTCACCGTCGGACCGGACGGCACCCTCACCGGGCCCGGCGTGGTTCCGGAAGCGCAACCCGGAGCAGGACAGGAGGGGCCCGCCAGGCCCCCGCAGGTCACGTTCAGTAATAACACCACCGTTACCGGCGGACCGGGCGCGGCGCCCGTCGTCACCCCCGACGGCGGCGGCGCCACCACCACCTTCGCCAACGGCGCCGCCACCACCACCGACCAGGCGGGCAACGTCACCATCACGCAGAACCCCGACGGCAGCGCCACGTTCAGTAACACCGCGGGCGGCGAGAACACCACGTTCACCGTCACCAAGGACGGCGTGGAAGGCACCGTCACCACGACTGACAACAACGGCAACCAGACCACGTTCGACGTCTTGGTCAACAACAACGGCTCCGTGCAGGTGAAGGACGCCAACGGCAAGACCCTCACCGAGGTCGACGCGAACGGCTCCTTCAACGAGCAGCACACCCCGATCCACGACTACCACGCTTACGCGGGTGGCCCCACATCCGTAACCGAGCTCCACGAATACGGCTACGAGGCCCTCACCAGCATCCTCAAGGGCGCCGTCGGCCAAGCCGTCAGCGTCGGCTACGAGGTGGGCGCCAACGGCGCCGACGCGCAGACCACCCTGGAGAACGCGGGCATCAAACTCGGCTACGGCGTAGGCAATTCCCTGGCCGGCAAGAAGGTCGAGAACGACCACGGATTCAAGACCAAGGGACCCGAGGTACCCCTTGCCTCGCTTCCCACGAAAACCATCGGAGCCGTCAACTCCAACCAGGACACCGAATTGGCGAATCCACCGGAAGAAGCCCCCATCAAGGTCTGAACCGAATGACCGCACCCGTCGTGTGTAGGGCGCTGGTCCACGAAACGGTCCATGAAACACCCATCCGCACCACCGACTTGGAAAAGGGAGACATTCCGATGGCCGATTACATCGTGAACGACGAGAAGACCGGCGCCGCCGCCACGCAGACCATGAACGAGTACGAGATCGCGGTCGCCCAGCTCAACAAGATCAAGGCCGACCTGGACGCGCTCACCGCCGACGGCTACAACACCCCGTCGGCGAGGAACGACTTCCAGCCCTTCGTGCAGGAGTACACGGACAACTACGGCAAGGTCACCGAAGGTCTCACGGGCATCTCCGAGTACATCAAGAAGTACGGCGAGGGCATGACCCAGTTCGACTCCGAGATGGGTTCCAGCCTCCGCAAGTGACCCCGCCCGGACGTCGGCCGGGCCGGTCCACTCTCCGGTCCGGCCCGGCCGGCTGTCCCGCACCCCTGGCAACCCCTGGTGATCCCCGTGCCCAAGGAGCACTGACGATGCGTCTGACCGTCACCGCCGTCGACCCGGAGCAGGGTCAGACCGCGGACATCATGAT
Coding sequences within it:
- a CDS encoding WXG100 family type VII secretion target; translation: MADYIVNDEKTGAAATQTMNEYEIAVAQLNKIKADLDALTADGYNTPSARNDFQPFVQEYTDNYGKVTEGLTGISEYIKKYGEGMTQFDSEMGSSLRK